In Scomber japonicus isolate fScoJap1 chromosome 7, fScoJap1.pri, whole genome shotgun sequence, one genomic interval encodes:
- the ccn1 gene encoding CCN family member 1, which produces MLMLTVVVTFLGSLHLVFSAAASSSCPSMCDCPLEMPKCAPGVSVVLDGCGCCKVCARQLNEDCSLTEPCDHTKGLECNFGASFAAATTRGICRAKSEGRPCEYNSRIYQNGESFQPNCKHQCTCIDGAVGCVPLCPQELSLPNLGCANPRLVKVAGQCCEEWVCDDGKDTDILEKIFGKDTMTDELERDLTNRNELIEIVKGGLKSLPAFRPQPEVHMFDTQKCIVQTTPWSQCSKSCGTGISTRVTNNNSECKLVKETRICEVRPCTQSPYSSLKKGKKCSRTKKSSQPVKFTYAGCSSLKKYRPKYCGACVDGRCCSPHDTRTIRVKFRCEDGETFNKNIMMIESCKCTYNCPHANEASYPFYRLSNDIHKFRD; this is translated from the exons ATGCTGATGCTTACTGTTGTCGTTACCTTCCTTGGAAGCCTCCATTTG GTCTTCTCCGCCgccgcctcctcctcttgcCCCTCCATGTGTGATTGTCCGCTTGAGATGCCCAAGTGCGCACCCGGCGTGAGCGTCGTCCTGGACGGCTGCGGCTGCTGCAAAGTTTGCGCCAGGCAGCtgaacgaggactgtagcctgaCCGAGCCTTGTGACCACACTAAAGGGCTGGAGTGTAACTTTGGGGCCAgctttgctgctgctactactcgTGGCATCTGCCGAG CCAAGTCAGAGGGCAGACCATGCGAGTACAACAGCAGGATCTACCAGAACGGAGAGAGCTTCCAGCCCAACTGTAAACACCAGTGCACATGCATCGATGGGGCAGTAGGATGTGTCCCACTGTGCCCGCAGGAGCTCTCCCTGCCCAACCTTGGTTGTGCCAACCCCAGACTGGTCAAGGTAGCAGGCCAGTGCTGCGAAGAGTGGGTGTGTGATGATGGCAAGGACACAGACATCCTGGAGAAGATCTTTGGGAAAGACACAATGACTGATGAGTTGGAAAGAGACCTGACCAACAGGAACGAGCTCATTGAAATTGTCAAGGGAGGACTCAAATCTTTACCTG CATTCAGACCACAGCCTGAGGTCCACATGTTTGACACTCAGAAGTGTATCGTCCAAACCACACCCTGGTCCCAGTGCTCCAAGAGCTGTGGAACAGGCATCTCCACCAGAGTCACCAACAACAACAGTGAATGCAAACTGGTCAAAGAGACAAGAATCTGTGAAGTTCGACCTTGCACCCAGTCACCTTACTCCAGTCTTAAG aaaggaaagaagtgcAGCAGAACCAAGAAATCAAGCCAGCCAGTGAAGTTTACCTATGCTGGCTGCTCCAGTCTGAAGAAGTACAGGCCCAAGTACTGCGGAGCCTGCGTGGATGGACGCTGCTGCAGCCCTCATGACACCAGAACCATCCGTGTCAAGTTCCGCTGCGAGGATGGCGAGACCTTCAACAAGAACATCATGATGATTGAGTCCTGCAAGTGCACCTATAACTGTCCACATGCCAACGAAGCCTCCTACCCCTTCTACCGCCTCTCCAACGATATCCACAAGTTCAGAGACTGA